From the Streptomyces syringium genome, one window contains:
- a CDS encoding nitroreductase family deazaflavin-dependent oxidoreductase: protein MPLEGEYEPSPEQWVRDQVELYESSGGTQGTTLRGMPVVVLTTRGAKSGKLRKSPLMRVEYGGAYAVVASQGGAPKHPVWYHNVVADPRVELQDGPVRKDMTAREVTGEEKALWWGRAVAAYPDYDDYQKKTAREIPVFVLEAAPTGH, encoded by the coding sequence ATGCCTCTTGAAGGTGAGTACGAGCCGAGCCCGGAGCAGTGGGTACGTGACCAGGTCGAGCTGTACGAGAGCTCGGGCGGCACGCAGGGCACGACGCTACGGGGCATGCCCGTCGTCGTCCTGACCACCCGGGGCGCCAAGAGCGGCAAGCTCCGCAAGAGCCCGCTGATGCGGGTGGAGTACGGGGGCGCCTACGCCGTGGTCGCCTCCCAGGGCGGCGCGCCCAAGCACCCGGTCTGGTACCACAACGTGGTGGCGGACCCCCGCGTGGAACTCCAGGACGGCCCCGTGCGCAAGGACATGACGGCCCGGGAGGTCACCGGGGAGGAGAAGGCCCTGTGGTGGGGACGTGCCGTCGCCGCATACCCCGACTACGACGACTACCAGAAGAAGACAGCCCGTGAGATCCCCGTCTTCGTCCTGGAGGCGGCCCCCACCGGACACTGA